Proteins encoded together in one Marinithermus hydrothermalis DSM 14884 window:
- a CDS encoding cyclase family protein codes for MPPRLIDITRALYPGHPVWPGDAPFALELTASMRDGQPANVMRFSSTTHLGTHLDAPFHYDPAGIRLGEVPLEVLMGPALVIHAPGRERLGPEVLEGLEALPERVLFFTGQPNRWMRFPTAFTGLSPALVHALARRGVRLVGTDAPSVDRFEDAALPVHRACAEAGVFILEGLVLKGVPAGRYELVCLPLPLPTADAAPVRAILR; via the coding sequence ATGCCACCCCGCCTGATCGACATCACCCGCGCTCTGTACCCCGGCCACCCCGTCTGGCCGGGGGATGCGCCTTTTGCCCTCGAGCTCACCGCCAGCATGCGCGATGGGCAACCCGCGAACGTGATGCGGTTCTCCAGCACCACGCACCTGGGCACCCACCTGGACGCCCCCTTCCACTACGACCCGGCGGGAATCCGGCTCGGGGAGGTGCCCCTCGAGGTTTTGATGGGCCCTGCCCTCGTGATCCACGCGCCGGGCCGCGAACGCCTTGGGCCGGAGGTCCTCGAGGGGCTCGAGGCCCTTCCCGAGCGGGTGCTGTTTTTCACCGGGCAGCCGAACCGCTGGATGCGCTTCCCTACCGCGTTCACCGGCCTGAGCCCCGCGCTCGTGCATGCGCTCGCGCGGCGGGGGGTCCGGCTTGTGGGCACCGACGCGCCCAGCGTGGACCGCTTCGAGGACGCAGCGCTGCCCGTGCACCGGGCGTGCGCCGAGGCCGGCGTGTTCATCCTCGAGGGGCTGGTCCTAAAGGGCGTACCGGCGGGACGGTACGAGCTCGTGTGCCTGCCGCTTCCCCTGCCCACGGCGGACGCCGCTCCGGTGCGGGCCATTCTGCGCTAG
- a CDS encoding ABC transporter permease: MRLLGPVLQALLSLGLLIGFFSLDELHARVMLAIWPEYADDIPYPGGDMLRLGLRTIELVLISSGISVLIAVPLGILATRPAYREEFAPIVSGLANAGQTVPSLAVIAIAFPVLGFGVWPTIVALVINGLLPIVRNTIAGLESVDRAQLDAGLGMGMTPRQLLWQVELPHAVPVILAGIRTSVVLNVGTAVLGGLVGAGGLGEPIVNGIQLRIPPHVWFGAVPTALLAVIADYFLGQVERVLTPAGLLLERERD; encoded by the coding sequence TTGAGGCTGTTGGGTCCCGTACTGCAGGCGTTGCTTTCCCTGGGATTGCTGATCGGGTTTTTCAGCCTGGACGAGCTGCACGCCCGCGTAATGCTCGCGATCTGGCCCGAGTACGCGGACGACATCCCCTACCCAGGCGGGGACATGCTCCGGCTCGGGCTGCGCACCATCGAGCTCGTCCTGATCTCCTCGGGGATCTCGGTGCTGATCGCGGTGCCGCTCGGGATCCTCGCGACGCGCCCCGCGTACCGCGAGGAGTTCGCCCCGATCGTGAGCGGCCTCGCCAATGCCGGGCAGACGGTGCCGTCGCTCGCGGTGATCGCGATCGCCTTTCCCGTGCTGGGGTTCGGGGTCTGGCCGACCATCGTGGCCCTCGTGATCAACGGCCTGCTCCCCATCGTACGGAACACCATCGCGGGCCTCGAGAGCGTGGACCGCGCCCAGCTCGACGCGGGGCTCGGGATGGGTATGACGCCCCGGCAGCTGCTTTGGCAGGTGGAGCTGCCCCACGCGGTACCGGTCATTCTGGCCGGGATCCGTACCTCGGTGGTGCTGAACGTGGGCACCGCGGTGCTGGGGGGGCTCGTAGGGGCCGGGGGGCTGGGGGAGCCGATCGTGAACGGCATCCAGCTCCGCATTCCCCCGCACGTCTGGTTCGGCGCGGTGCCGACCGCACTGCTCGCGGTGATCGCGGACTACTTTCTGGGGCAGGTGGAGCGCGTCCTGACCCCGGCCGGATTGCTGCTCGAGCGGGAGCGTGACTAG
- a CDS encoding betaine/proline/choline family ABC transporter ATP-binding protein (Members of the family are the ATP-binding subunit of ABC transporters for substrates such as betaine, L-proline or other amino acids, choline, carnitine, etc. The substrate specificity is best determined from the substrate-binding subunit, rather than this subunit, as it interacts with the permease subunit and not with substrate directly.), whose amino-acid sequence MIQLENLTKRYGTHVAVDGVTLSIAAGETCVLIGPSGCGKTTTLRMINRLVEPTEGRVLIEGKDTRSMRPEELRRKMGYVIQSVGLFDHMTIAQNVGVVPRLLGWPKERIAARVDELLALVGLEPRAFRDKYPRQLSGGQQQRVGVARALAADPPILLMDEPFGALDPITRERLQDELLGIQSALKKTIVFVTHDIDEAIKLGDRIAILKDGKLIQYDTPAAILKRPANAFVRDFVGADRALKSLGLLRVQDVMEPNPPQVGPDASLDEVRELMQRYAVRRVFVAEGRRLVGWVDREDLERNESIRTLLARRDAGTIAVPHHTTVREALSVMIATGFRIVAVVRGRDELVGWVPRAKLIRLLEDLEAGEVAS is encoded by the coding sequence ATGATTCAACTCGAGAACCTCACCAAGCGGTACGGGACGCACGTGGCGGTGGATGGCGTCACGCTTTCCATCGCGGCTGGGGAGACCTGCGTCTTGATCGGGCCGTCGGGGTGCGGCAAGACCACCACGCTCCGCATGATCAACCGTTTGGTGGAGCCCACCGAGGGGCGGGTGCTCATCGAGGGGAAGGACACCCGCTCGATGCGTCCCGAGGAACTCCGGCGCAAGATGGGGTACGTGATTCAAAGCGTCGGCCTGTTTGACCACATGACGATCGCGCAGAACGTGGGGGTCGTGCCCCGGCTTCTGGGGTGGCCCAAGGAGCGCATCGCCGCGCGGGTGGACGAACTCCTCGCGCTCGTGGGCCTCGAGCCCCGTGCCTTTCGCGACAAGTACCCCCGGCAGCTTTCCGGGGGCCAGCAGCAGCGCGTGGGGGTGGCGCGCGCGCTTGCGGCGGACCCGCCGATCCTCCTTATGGATGAGCCCTTTGGCGCGCTCGACCCCATCACGCGCGAACGGCTTCAGGACGAGCTGCTGGGTATCCAAAGCGCGCTCAAGAAGACCATCGTGTTCGTAACGCACGACATCGACGAGGCCATCAAGCTGGGGGACCGCATCGCGATCCTCAAGGACGGTAAGCTGATCCAGTACGACACCCCCGCGGCCATCCTCAAGCGGCCCGCTAACGCTTTTGTGCGCGACTTCGTCGGCGCGGACCGCGCGCTGAAGTCCCTGGGCTTGCTGCGCGTACAGGACGTGATGGAGCCCAACCCGCCGCAGGTGGGGCCGGACGCGTCCTTGGACGAGGTGCGGGAGTTGATGCAGCGCTATGCGGTGCGTCGAGTGTTCGTGGCGGAGGGCCGGCGGCTCGTGGGGTGGGTGGACCGGGAGGACCTGGAGCGCAACGAATCCATCCGCACGCTCCTGGCGCGGCGGGACGCTGGGACCATCGCGGTGCCGCACCACACGACGGTGCGCGAGGCGTTGTCGGTCATGATCGCGACCGGGTTCCGCATCGTGGCGGTGGTGCGCGGCCGGGATGAGCTCGTGGGGTGGGTGCCGCGGGCCAAGCTGATCCGGCTGTTGGAGGACCTCGAGGCGGGGGAGGTCGCGTCTTGA
- a CDS encoding ABC transporter permease has product MERTVSRVGVLGSLLALAAMLALPWFISAPNPIALGSKFNTTFIHLLALAAVWPGAYLIPLVVGVSLALSVGAPFRYQGWGLALSAGVGLLFVYFLSETLIAAGRAEGLIARVALWSSGAWLSLVGFGLVFSAGVLLLRRQGYPRSLVTAVTWLPGLVVLGHILYGVVAGGAENLLVLEFQREIRRGQLQIHLLEHLLLTGFALAFAVGIGVPLGIWGSYRERVALVSLWVAGVIFTIPSIALFAMLLDPLAALSRAYPALRSVGISGLGAAPAITALTLYALLPVIRNTYVGLKSVPEAQVDAARGMGMTTRQILWRVQLPRAVPVIMAGVRNAAVLTVGIATIAQLIGAGGLGFYIFTGIARVSLVQILLGTIPAVLLAFSVDGVLQLVQRLLTSPGLRLGEEAA; this is encoded by the coding sequence ATGGAGCGTACCGTCAGCCGGGTCGGGGTGCTGGGGAGCCTGCTCGCGCTCGCCGCGATGCTGGCCCTGCCGTGGTTCATCAGCGCGCCGAACCCGATCGCGCTGGGCTCCAAGTTCAACACGACCTTCATCCACCTCCTCGCGCTGGCCGCGGTGTGGCCGGGCGCGTACCTGATCCCGCTGGTGGTGGGGGTGAGCCTCGCCCTGAGCGTGGGGGCGCCCTTCCGCTACCAGGGGTGGGGGCTCGCCCTAAGCGCAGGGGTGGGGCTGCTCTTTGTGTACTTCTTGAGCGAAACCCTGATCGCCGCGGGCCGCGCGGAGGGGTTGATCGCGCGGGTGGCGTTATGGAGCAGCGGCGCGTGGCTGAGCCTGGTGGGGTTCGGCCTGGTCTTCTCCGCGGGTGTGCTCCTCCTGCGCCGGCAAGGGTACCCGCGCAGCCTGGTGACTGCGGTGACCTGGTTGCCAGGGCTGGTGGTGCTGGGGCACATCCTGTACGGCGTGGTTGCGGGAGGTGCGGAGAACCTGCTCGTCCTCGAGTTCCAGCGCGAGATCCGCCGGGGCCAGCTGCAGATCCACCTCCTCGAGCACCTCCTACTGACCGGGTTCGCGTTGGCCTTCGCGGTAGGGATCGGGGTGCCCCTCGGGATCTGGGGCAGTTACCGCGAGCGGGTGGCTTTGGTGAGTCTGTGGGTCGCGGGTGTGATCTTCACGATTCCCTCCATCGCGTTGTTTGCGATGCTGCTAGACCCGCTTGCGGCCCTCAGCCGGGCCTACCCCGCGCTGCGGAGCGTGGGGATCTCAGGGCTCGGCGCGGCCCCCGCGATCACCGCGTTGACCTTGTACGCGTTGCTGCCCGTTATTCGCAACACCTACGTGGGATTGAAGAGCGTCCCCGAGGCGCAGGTGGACGCGGCTCGAGGCATGGGCATGACCACCCGCCAGATCCTCTGGCGGGTCCAGCTGCCCCGCGCGGTTCCGGTCATCATGGCGGGAGTGCGCAACGCCGCGGTGCTTACGGTGGGCATCGCGACCATCGCGCAGCTCATCGGGGCGGGCGGACTGGGGTTTTACATCTTCACGGGCATCGCGCGGGTCAGCCTGGTGCAGATCCTTTTGGGCACGATTCCCGCAGTGTTGCTCGCGTTTAGCGTGGACGGGGTGTTGCAGCTTGTGCAGCGCTTGTTAACCTCGCCTGGACTGCGTTTGGGGGAGGAAGCCGCGTGA
- a CDS encoding ABC transporter substrate-binding protein — protein MRKTIGLLLLGFMLGAALAQKGTVTIGSKNFTEQFILGEMMAQALEAQGFKVNRKFGLGGSTVAREALEAGELDMYPEYTGTAITVFFSKNAELQALAHDAEKGYELLKQVDAEENNLHWLCPAPANNTWALAVRRDFAEANNVFTHEDLARYLAEGGQVTLAANPEFVNRSDALEAFERTYGYKIPRENVRVLGQGSYVTAQAVANRAGGVNLGVVYGTDGTIGAFDLVVLKDTKGAQVVFRPTPVVRGELLEQHPEIEALLCRIFKTLDDATLARLNGRVDVDGERPEDVARDYLKELGILN, from the coding sequence ATGAGGAAGACCATCGGCTTGTTGCTACTTGGTTTTATGCTAGGCGCGGCGCTCGCGCAAAAGGGCACCGTCACCATTGGCTCCAAGAACTTCACGGAGCAATTCATCCTCGGGGAGATGATGGCCCAGGCCCTCGAGGCCCAGGGCTTTAAGGTCAACCGCAAGTTCGGGCTGGGCGGCAGCACCGTCGCGCGCGAGGCCCTCGAGGCCGGGGAGCTGGACATGTACCCCGAGTACACGGGCACCGCGATCACCGTCTTTTTCTCGAAGAATGCGGAGCTCCAGGCGCTCGCGCACGACGCCGAGAAGGGGTACGAGCTTTTGAAGCAGGTGGACGCGGAGGAGAACAACCTGCACTGGCTCTGCCCGGCTCCGGCGAACAACACCTGGGCGCTCGCGGTGCGGCGGGATTTTGCGGAGGCGAACAACGTGTTCACGCACGAGGACCTGGCCCGCTACCTCGCGGAGGGCGGGCAGGTGACCCTCGCGGCCAACCCGGAGTTCGTGAACCGCTCGGACGCCCTGGAGGCCTTCGAGCGCACCTACGGGTACAAGATCCCCCGCGAGAACGTGCGCGTTCTGGGGCAGGGCTCCTACGTGACCGCACAGGCCGTGGCGAACCGTGCAGGGGGCGTGAACCTGGGTGTGGTGTACGGGACGGACGGCACGATCGGGGCGTTCGACCTGGTGGTGCTTAAGGACACCAAGGGCGCGCAGGTCGTCTTCCGCCCCACGCCGGTCGTGCGGGGGGAACTACTCGAGCAGCACCCCGAGATCGAGGCGCTCCTCTGCCGGATCTTCAAGACCCTGGACGACGCAACCCTCGCGCGCCTGAACGGCCGCGTGGATGTGGACGGGGAACGCCCTGAGGACGTGGCCCGCGACTACCTGAAGGAACTGGGCATCCTGAACTAA
- the rplS gene encoding 50S ribosomal protein L19 gives MNRGALLKIVEQPYVRNDLPEFRVGDTLRVHYRVVEGNRQRIQAFEGVVIKIKRNGLNTSFTVRKISHGEGVERIFPLHSPLIDRIDVLARGKVRRAKLYYLRERRGKAARIKQDRKRTNRDAQAYAAAKQKKEQAE, from the coding sequence CTGAACCGAGGTGCCCTGCTCAAAATCGTAGAACAGCCCTACGTCCGTAACGACCTTCCGGAGTTCCGCGTGGGGGATACCCTGCGGGTGCACTACCGGGTGGTGGAGGGGAACCGCCAGCGCATCCAGGCTTTCGAAGGGGTGGTCATCAAGATCAAGCGCAACGGTTTGAACACCTCCTTCACCGTGCGCAAGATCTCCCACGGGGAAGGTGTGGAGCGCATCTTCCCGCTCCACTCGCCCTTGATCGACCGCATCGACGTGCTAGCCCGCGGTAAGGTGCGCCGGGCGAAGCTCTACTACCTGCGCGAGCGCCGGGGCAAAGCCGCCCGCATCAAGCAGGACCGCAAGCGCACCAACCGCGACGCGCAGGCGTACGCCGCGGCCAAGCAGAAGAAGGAACAGGCGGAGTAA
- the trmD gene encoding tRNA (guanosine(37)-N1)-methyltransferase TrmD, with translation MRYTILTLFPGLVRPWTEEALIAKAIRRGLIRVDVRDIREYTTDKHRQVDDYPYGGGAGMVMRVDVVVRAIEAALPADEVILLSPAGDPFTQRMAEELSQKQHLVLLAGRYEGIDARVEHFVTREVSIGDYVLMGGEVAALAILEATARLVPGVLGDPESHQKDSFSWGLLDYPQYTRPPEFRGLEVPEVLTSGHHARIERWRRERALERTLKRRPDLLKRAPLTAEDLEFLARFDAAEGGDYTDEG, from the coding sequence CTGCGCTACACCATCCTCACCCTGTTTCCCGGCTTGGTGCGCCCCTGGACCGAGGAGGCCCTGATCGCCAAGGCCATCCGCCGCGGCCTGATCCGGGTGGACGTACGCGACATCCGCGAGTACACCACGGACAAGCACCGCCAGGTGGACGATTACCCGTACGGGGGCGGCGCGGGGATGGTGATGCGCGTGGACGTGGTCGTCCGGGCGATCGAGGCCGCGTTGCCCGCCGACGAGGTCATCCTCTTGAGTCCCGCAGGCGATCCCTTCACCCAACGGATGGCCGAGGAGCTCAGCCAAAAACAACACCTCGTCCTCCTCGCCGGCCGGTACGAGGGGATCGACGCGCGGGTGGAGCACTTCGTGACGCGGGAGGTGTCCATCGGGGACTACGTTTTGATGGGGGGGGAGGTCGCGGCCCTCGCGATCCTCGAGGCCACCGCGCGGCTCGTGCCGGGGGTGTTGGGGGACCCGGAGAGCCACCAGAAGGACTCGTTCTCCTGGGGGTTACTCGACTACCCCCAGTACACCCGCCCCCCCGAGTTCCGCGGACTAGAGGTGCCGGAGGTCCTCACGAGCGGCCACCACGCACGGATCGAGCGCTGGCGGCGCGAGCGCGCCCTCGAACGCACCCTAAAGCGCCGGCCGGACCTGCTCAAGCGCGCACCGCTCACCGCGGAGGACCTCGAGTTCCTAGCGCGGTTTGACGCGGCCGAAGGGGGCGACTATACTGACGAAGGTTAG
- the rimM gene encoding ribosome maturation factor RimM (Essential for efficient processing of 16S rRNA) codes for MSRILIGRLGKPYALSGGIRFRTEGEVGLLEHLDRVWIEGKGYRSIEGVEEVGGDLILYLAGVTNRTLAEELVGLAVYADEAALPPLEEGVYYYFQLVGRRVFVRGEAFGEVAEVRDTGAQDVLVIRKGLREYLVPLQAPYVEVRADGIHVDPIPGLLEE; via the coding sequence ATGAGCCGCATCCTGATTGGTCGGCTCGGGAAGCCCTACGCCCTCTCGGGCGGGATCCGGTTCCGCACCGAGGGGGAGGTAGGGCTTTTGGAGCACCTGGACCGCGTCTGGATCGAGGGCAAAGGGTACCGCTCGATCGAGGGAGTGGAGGAGGTGGGCGGCGACCTCATCCTGTACCTCGCGGGCGTTACGAACCGCACGCTCGCGGAGGAGCTGGTGGGTCTCGCGGTGTACGCGGACGAGGCAGCCCTCCCGCCGTTGGAGGAGGGGGTGTACTACTACTTCCAGCTGGTGGGGCGGCGGGTCTTCGTGCGCGGCGAAGCTTTTGGTGAGGTTGCGGAGGTCCGGGACACGGGTGCGCAGGACGTGCTCGTGATCCGCAAGGGCCTTCGCGAGTACCTGGTGCCGCTCCAGGCCCCTTATGTCGAGGTGCGGGCGGACGGGATTCACGTCGACCCGATCCCCGGCCTTTTAGAGGAGTGA
- a CDS encoding KH domain-containing protein, with protein MREVVEYLAKAVVDTPGAVRVTEKRGPRGTVYYVEVAPEEKGRLIGRKGRVIESIRTIVRAFARGRASVEVR; from the coding sequence ATGAGGGAAGTCGTCGAGTACCTCGCCAAAGCCGTGGTGGACACCCCGGGTGCCGTGCGGGTCACGGAAAAGCGCGGCCCCCGTGGGACCGTCTACTACGTGGAGGTCGCCCCCGAGGAGAAGGGACGCCTGATCGGGCGCAAGGGGCGGGTGATCGAGAGCATCCGCACCATCGTGCGGGCTTTCGCCCGCGGCCGCGCGTCGGTCGAGGTGCGATGA
- the rpsP gene encoding 30S ribosomal protein S16, producing MVKIRLARFGSKFNPHYRIVVADARRKRDGKYIEKIGYYDPRKTTPNWYKVDVERARYWLSVGAQPTDTARRILRMAGVFKKDEPKPESE from the coding sequence ATGGTTAAGATTCGTCTGGCTCGCTTTGGTTCGAAGTTCAACCCGCACTACCGCATCGTGGTCGCCGACGCGCGCCGCAAGCGCGACGGGAAGTACATCGAGAAGATCGGGTACTACGACCCGCGGAAGACCACGCCCAACTGGTACAAGGTGGATGTGGAGCGGGCCCGCTACTGGCTGAGCGTCGGCGCGCAGCCGACCGACACCGCCCGCCGCATCCTGCGGATGGCCGGCGTCTTCAAGAAGGACGAGCCCAAACCCGAGAGCGAATGA